One region of bacterium genomic DNA includes:
- the panB gene encoding 3-methyl-2-oxobutanoate hydroxymethyltransferase: protein MSREKMTAPKIANKKRLNEKIVCITAYDCPMGRIADAAGVDLILVGDSVGNVVLGYENTLPVTMEEMLHHTRAVRRGVKNALLVADMPFMSYQASEDEAIRNAGLFIKAGAEAVKVEGGISVAPLIKRLTDIGIPVMGHVGMTPQSINKFGGYRVQGRGTQSDIIAADAKAVQEARAFCVVLELIPAVVSERITRELKIPTIGIGAGPDCDGEIQVINDLLGLSGETLKHTKCYVDAGDLFAKALETYSREVRERQFPTEENTF, encoded by the coding sequence ATGAGCAGAGAGAAGATGACCGCTCCTAAGATTGCTAATAAGAAGCGGCTAAATGAAAAAATTGTTTGTATAACGGCCTATGACTGCCCGATGGGGCGGATTGCCGATGCAGCGGGGGTTGACCTGATACTCGTTGGCGATTCGGTCGGTAATGTCGTACTAGGGTATGAGAATACTCTTCCTGTTACTATGGAAGAGATGCTCCACCACACCCGCGCTGTACGCAGGGGCGTTAAGAACGCTTTGTTAGTAGCCGATATGCCCTTCATGTCCTATCAGGCAAGTGAAGATGAAGCTATTCGTAATGCGGGGCTTTTTATTAAGGCCGGCGCTGAGGCGGTGAAGGTCGAGGGGGGAATATCGGTTGCTCCCCTTATCAAACGGTTGACCGATATCGGAATTCCGGTGATGGGTCATGTGGGAATGACCCCACAATCGATCAATAAATTTGGCGGTTATCGAGTTCAAGGGCGCGGGACACAGTCCGATATAATCGCTGCAGACGCGAAAGCCGTCCAGGAGGCCAGGGCATTTTGTGTGGTCTTAGAACTCATCCCCGCTGTTGTCTCCGAGCGTATTACCCGCGAGCTTAAAATTCCGACAATCGGAATAGGCGCAGGTCCTGATTGTGATGGTGAAATCCAAGTCATCAATGACCTGCTCGGGCTTAGCGGCGAAACCCTCAAACACACCAAGTGTTACGTAGATGCTGGGGATCTATTTGCAAAAGCGCTTGAAACCTACAGCCGTGAAGTGCGAGAACGGCAATTCCCTACCGAGGAAAATACTTTTTAA